In Daphnia magna isolate NIES linkage group LG6, ASM2063170v1.1, whole genome shotgun sequence, the following are encoded in one genomic region:
- the LOC116925420 gene encoding uncharacterized protein LOC116925420: MSTNRKPYQNHGFQNQSCHAGMVPPYLNLERPAKPEAFITDPFMFDPVIQNRQAPVGSHEHAVDIFSTDYKYQPGTWNDDCHDDAEHVAFNLCEDNQNFIYWNDPFTKGNFTQLAPSINPYATTSVMPILQDISSPCVPLKQNHQIEELLSAKGTLLTSSEEKSRESQVCPICGRTFVYQLNFAKHLAAAGCCQPPCKKSRMDPEPDTKETFKSNTLPRTSRSKKITRSNSTKSRKKQTIPSLKNHLQEYLPNTEIISNFQGAPMMTDSREQENKTLRVTKQRPAYASGPFEAQTLSHSLQESTYCSFCDLQLNSENLYQRHRLAHALVIQLTRCLVHSLPRISSPHNETACGSNLAVLDDWLSDQIRCNINDDNWLKLSVQEVEQVLGNSNMDVDIPQRHGIQDNAGFQNIVDLLVSQDLNLTPASEFVDTTKVLDFIPLETEKSVETTCISTSVTYDPSLIQPVCSMPDQPMNVPVGSDLLATEVANPVCQAHGIEMSDVTGCTSSAYSQNFYDFNQTEGSFKSIITDLDVVERQMASLLKTYESLSPSDSGENLTQTELEFQHICNGHSQDKFAMHHITSSRTAEYPYTCKPDVELVNPSSCKMLPILGDVDPSTY, encoded by the exons ATGTCCACCAACAGAAAACCATATCAGAATCATGGCTTCCAAAACCAATCATGCCACGCCGGCATGGTTCCTCCCTATCTGAATCTCGAACGGCCAGCAAAACCTGAAGCTTTTATTACTGATCCCTTCATGTTTGATCCAGTTATACAAAATAGGCAAGCACCTGTAGGATCTCATGAGCATGCTGTCGACATCTTCAGCACAGATTACAAGTATCAGCCTGGCACTTGGAATGATGATTGCCATGATGATGCAGAGCATGTGGCATTTAATCTCTGTGAG GATAATCAAAACTTTATCTACTGGAATGACCCATTCACCAAAGGCAATTTCACGCAGCTGGCTCCTTCAATAAACCCTTATGCCACGACATCAGTAATGCCCATATTGCAAGATATATCTTCCCCTTGTGTGCCCTTGAAACAAAATCACCAGATAGAAGAACTACTATCGGCGAAGGGGACATTACTTACATCGAGCGAAGAAAAGTCGAGAGAGAGTCAAGTATGCCCTATCTGTGGGCGTACATTTGTATACCAATTAAACTTTGCAAAGCACTTGGCAGCAGCAGGCTGTTGTCAGCCTCCATGCAAAAAGAGCCGAATGGATCCTGAGCCTGATACAAAAGAGACATTCAAATCTAATACCCTGCCACGAACCAGCCGTTCCAAGAAAATAACACGGTCCAATTCAACGAAgtcacgaaagaaacaaactaTTCCATCATTAAAAAACCATCTACAAGAGTATCTACCGAACACGGAAATCATTTCCAATTTTCAAGGGGCTCCAATGATGACGGATTCAAGAGAACAAGAGAACAAGACACTTAGGGTTACGAAACAACGGCCTGCATATGCTTCAGGTCCGTTCGAAGCACAAACCCTTTCTCATAGTCTGCAAGAGTCTACGTACTGCAGTTTTTGTGACTTGCAGTTGAATTCAGAAAATCTTTATCAACGACATCGCCTTGCTCATGCCCTTGTGATCCAGCTTACCCGTTGCCTGGTGCACTCTCTACCAAGAATTTCATCTCCACATAATGAGACAGCCTGTGGCAGCAATTTGGCCGTCCTCGATGATTGGTTGAGTGACCAAATCCGTTGCAATATTAATGACGACAACTGGTTGAAACTTTCTGTTCAGGAAGTGGAGCAAGTACTGGGCAACAGCAACATGGATGTAGATATCCCACAACGCCATGGAATTCAAGATAATGCTGGGTTCCAGAACATTGTTGACCTTCTAGTTAGCCAAGATTTGAATCTCACTCCGGCTAGTGAGTTTGTCGATACAACAAAAGTATTGGATTTCATTCCGCTAGAAACGGAAAAATCTGTTGAAACAACTTGTATATCTACCTCCGTCACGTACGATCCGTCCCTAATTCAGCCAGTGTGCAGTATGCCGGATCAGCCCATG AACGTTCCAGTTGGCAGTGACTTACTGGCAACCGAAGTGGCTAATCCAGTTTGCCAGGCACACGGAATTGAAATGTCAGATGTTACCGGATGCACGTCTTCTGCTTACTCACAGAATTTCTACGATTTTAATCAAACGGAGGGATCTTTCAAGTCAATTATCACAGATCTTGATGTTGTGGAAAGGCAAATGGCTAGCCTTTTGAAGACTTACGAATCTCTTTCACCGTCGG ACAGTGGCGAAAATCTTACCCAGACTGAACTGGAATTTCAGCATATTTGCAACGGCCATTCGCAGGATAAGTTTGCGATGCACCACATCACTTCCTCACGAACGGCTGAATATCCTTACACTTGCAAACCCGATGTCGAACTCGTAAATCCCTCGAGTTGCAAAATGTTGCCCATATTGGGAGACGTTGACCCTTCGACTTACTAA
- the LOC116925418 gene encoding solute carrier family 22 member 5 isoform X2 — MAIEDFDDILPHVGSFGPFQKRILLLSLPVNYFLAVVYMAQIYQTLTPEHWCAVPELNNLELSERRNLSIPMETRDGELVYSRCRMFDVNFTQMDVTEQPNSSWPTKPCSTADGWDYDLSGGMYHTIVSESNWVCDDDWRPNFAQAMFFVGAIVGSLLFGLLADWYGRLPVLIMSNVLACGAGVATGFAKGFVDYVVCRFLVGMAYDLHYMMMYIILMEYVGPEKRTIVGNVPLAIFLTLGASSLPWIAYALADWRLFSIISSAPIAIIVVAWWLVPESARWLVLKGKSDQTLKTLQQCARINKKTVDPLIYEEFQAATLRTYQLEKDNPINWMDLFRSPKMRQRFLIITLTWMVITVVYDGYVRSLAILPYSVFITNSIAGALELPADLVPVVTLDRLGSAMLMTLLAMASRFFITIAMNTGIQYTVELIPTQLRGQGTGVVHITGHGATFFAPFILYLSTYYNTLPYIVLGALSIFGGIVCLLLPETANQNLPESVADAEHFGKGQSFFNMPCLSKRRERQQRLNDVDNVKKTLPALDVVGVETINSTRRYVKDLSQPPCQLGKSKQETGSLPRRQQTDGWQNDSFASSDPSLQKNQTTRF, encoded by the exons ATGGCGATCGAAGATTTCGATGACATTCTGCCGCACGTGGGCAGTTTTGGACCTTTCCAGAAGAGGATTCTATTGCTGTCGCTGCCCGTCAACTATTTCCTAGCGGTCGTCTACATGGCTCAAATCTACCAGACATTG ACACCAGAACATTGGTGCGCCGTACCTGAACTGAACAACTTGGAGTTGTCGGAGCGACGCAATTTGTCAATACCTATGGAGACGCGTGACGGTGAGCTGGTCTACAGCAGATGTCGCATGTTTGATGTCAACTTTACTCAA ATGGACGTGACGGAGCAGCCAAACTCATCGTGGCCCACCAAACCGTGCTCGACTGCTGACGGCTGGGATTATGACTTGAGTGGTGGCATGTATCACACTATCGTCTCTGAG AGTAATTGGGTTTGCGATGACGACTGGCGGCCCAATTTTGCACAAGCCATGTTCTTCGTTGGAGCCATCGTCGGCAGTCTACTCTTTGGTTTATTGGCCGACTGGTATGGCAGATTACCCGTCTTAATCATGAGCAATGTACTGGCCTGCGGCGCGGGCGTGGCTACCGGATTTGCCAAAGGTTTCGTCGATTACGTCGTCTGCCGTTTTCTCGTCGGCATGGCGTATGATCTCCATTACAT GATGATGTACATTATCT TGATGGAGTACGTCGGCCCTGAGAAAAGAACGATAGTGGGCAATGTTCCCTTGGCTATTTTCCTGACCCTCGGCGCTAGTAGCCTACCGTGGATCGCTTACGCTTTGGCGGATTGGCGtcttttttccatcatttcCTCGGCTCCGATTGCTATTATCGTTGTCGCTTGGTGGCTAGTTCCTGAATCCGCACGATGGCTCGTCCTCAAGGGAAAATCCGACCAGACGCTCAAGACGCTGCAGCAGTGCGCTCGTATCAACAAGAAAACAGTAGATCCGCTCATCTACGAGGAATTTCAA GCGGCAACGTTGAGAACGTACCAGCTGGAAAAAGACAATCCCATCAATTGGATGGATCTCTTCCGCTCGCCCAAAATGCGCCAACGCTTTCTCATCATCACCTTGACTTG GATGGTGATAACTGTGGTATACGATGGATACGTCCGCTCCTTGGCGATTTTGCCGTACAGCGTCTTCATCACAAACAGCATAGCCGGAGCGCTTGAATTACCCGCTGATCTAGTGCCGGTCGTTACGCTCGATCGACTAG GTTCAGCCATGTTGATGACTCTGCTGGCCATGGCCAGTCGCTTCTTTATCACTATCGCCATGAACACGGGCATCCAGTACACGGTGGAGTTGATTCCCACGCAATTGCGCGGGCAAGGCACGGGCGTCGTTCACATCACTGGTCATGGCGCCACTTTCTTTGCTCCTTTCATTCTCTATCTG aGCACTTATTACAACACATTGCCGTACATTGTCCTTGGTGCTTTATCCATTTTTGGCGGAATTGTTTGCCTGCTCTTACCGGAAACTGCTAATCAAAATCTGCCTGAATCAGTCGCCGATGCTGAACATTTTGGAAAGGGGCAATCTTTCTTCAATATGCCGTGCTTATCAAA GCGTCGTGAACGTCAACAAAGATTGAACGATGTCGACAACGTTAAAAAGACTTTGCCAGCGTTGGATGTTGTGGGCGTCGAAACTATCAACTCTACTCGTCGATACGTCAAGGACCTGTCACAACCACCATGTCAGCTTGGAAAATCTAAACAAGAAACAGGTTCTCTTCCTCGTAGACAGCAGACTGACGGCTGGCAGAACGACTCGTTTGCTAGCAGCGATCCATCTTTGCAGAAGAATCAGACCACTCGATTTTGA
- the LOC116925410 gene encoding uncharacterized protein LOC116925410: protein MANLLIFLAALLAIPSSGSVSSSAKNRRGRQWVGELEDQSGCSFPVSVGQNGTMSNSPVERVSLCNFTMSGPLVDSVYPWRKGLASLSNWLGGPATDASNSSDGGYAFFETSFLPGQHQQLPRVQPKAWLKSPVYQATTPHGYCLRFSYNIQGVSASKLRLLRVQMVPTLEGHGAAPKNSPAATTLIANSILMPSLSSNTQQKRQADGNLIFASPWTPFRKILVNQTGWQEVVDEIWLSSDSTRGEWLDGHVTYSSPYPHAFIFEAVPNLAYSQYRGHVAIDDIQFSSGPCEAECEFNVDFCQWSNDPDGDFDWSLSRGSLWTNTGPLRDQLSSQHNFNFGGYAFIDSRQPHFPGSRASLTSNILPATANQESDNALCFVFWVHMFGAGIGSLRVLQKSIANTSDSSEQEIWQLSGQSGPRDSWYRAQVTLASSTPFKVRLEATVGESGYGDIAIDSLRIENGSCPGLPEWAVNRGFDCTFQNGLCGWVLTNSRPGITSMWMRNSADIFSGRPDGHSQQNVLSHLPNSYMLFDTYLNGHTPGSRGFISSVLQRSTEHHCLSFWFYIASASAAHPRLGALEVVLYEPVASNRSGNETINAAKHTSAVSSTLWRLENHQEEKWLSAQVSFVPASGGYISFVGIRGEGLRGIIAIDDVTLYRGRCQILPADAAVSPLDCSFDQNFCKWSVDTQPVIAASSTEGITTEKQVEAAVTTEKQVEAAVTTEKQVEAAVTTEKQVEAVVTTEKQVDAAITTEKLMEITVTTEKQMEIVITTEKQMEASATTEKPMEVFITTEIPPTTNTSSLDSKIKSTPVNEEQPIVFPVYDEQVTTEDSISMTTADVVTTSTGIAELIELISLQSSPSATEARHNSVQTSASILISDVSPEVRTSTEIESSNSSAVSIPSSTPSTTIVAATTAIQASTAGASMTGSETKAVPTPSATSPSIVIKTASDNVNKDSAVRGVSGLYDEITSFGGNTIEVISTSRDGATKSIIISQPVRNRFRRSGKWIGYNHPRNSRIVNYRRAQSSSAEEGVWKRAKPVPFWLRSRHPSVDDEQITPVSAHQTFTSQRTSPPKLFAFSNAPRSPGNEPLSPQSGKSNSSESLVNENPQWLLSGPSSSLYGVRDHTLQLADGGYVYMEGKGKSSASRLFSPPFPGNATYCLSFFFTMAYNSPNSTLTVYRLSEGPLNELWRVTAAAIDRSGNRNKSPWIPARVPIPTVGEADQSLVIEGSTDSGGIGLDDIRFRQVPCSIRP from the exons atggccAACTTGTTGATATTCCTGGCTGCACTGCTGGCGATTCCTTCATCCGGAAGCGTTTCATCATCTGCCAAGAATAGA AGAGGTCGGCAATGGGTAGGTGAACTGGAAGATCAGAGCGGCTGTAGCTTTCCCGTCTCCGTCGGGCAGAACGGCACGATGAGCAATTCTCCGGTTGAACGAGTTTCCTTGTGCAATTTCACGATGAGTGGGCCGCTTGTCGACAGTGTATATCCCTGGCGAAAAGGATTAGCCTCACTGAGCAACTGGCTCGGTGGCCCGGCTACAGATGCTTCCAATTCTTCCGACG GGGGATACGCATTTTTTGAAACTTCCTTTCTTCCCGGACAACATCAGCAATTACCTCGAGTTCAACCCAAGGCGTGGCTCAAGAGTCCCGTTTACCAGGCCACCACGCCTCACGGCTATTGTCTCCGCTTTTCC TACAACATTCAGGGTGTGAGCGCTTCCAAACTGAGACTATTGCGCGTCCAAATGGTGCCGACCCTTGAAGGTCACGGCGCCGCACCCAAGAATTCTCCAGCAGCCACTACGCTTATCGCCAACAGTATTCTAATGCCATCGTTGTCATCGAATACGCAACAGAAAAGACAAGCCGATGGAAATTTGATATTCGCCTCGCCGTGGACGCCGTTTCGAAAGATCCTTGTCAATCAGACGGGATGGCAGGAAGTCGTGGATGAGATTTGGTTGTCATCCGACTCGACTCGAGGTGAATGGCTGGATGGTCACGTGACTTACAGTTCTCCGTATCCACACGCCTTCATCTTTGAAGCCGTACCCAATTTGGCATACTCACAATATCGCGGACACGTTGCCATTGATGATATTCAGTTCTCCAGTGGTCCATGCGAAG CTGAATGCGAATTCAATGTGGACTTTTGCCAATGGTCTAACGACCCTGATGGAGATTTTGACTGGTCGCTGAGTCGAGGTTCATTGTGGACGAATACGGGGCCTTTGCGTGATCAGCTTTCATCGCaacacaatttcaattttg GAGGATATGCTTTTATCGATTCGCGACAGCCGCATTTTCCCGGTAGTCGTGCCTCGTTGACGAGCAATATTTTACCTGCCACGGCTAATCAAGAATCCGATAACGCTCTTTGTTTCGTCTTTTGGGTGCACATGTTTGGCGCAGGCATCGGCAGCTTAAG AGTTCTTCAAAAGTCGATCGCCAATACTTCCGATTCCTCAGAACAAGAAATATGGCAACTTTCCGGTCAATCTGGCCCGCGTGATTCGTGGTACAGGGCACAAGTTACTTTAGCTTCCTCGACGCCCTTTAAA GTTCGATTGGAAGCGACGGTTGGCGAATCTGGTTATGGCGATATTGCAATAGATTCGCTCCGCATTGAAAACGGATCATGTCCTG gattACCCGAGTGGGCGGTGAATAGAGGCTTTGACTGTACGTTCCAAAATGGCTTATGTGGGTGGGTATTAACCAATAGCCGACCCGGAATCACATCCATGTGGATGCGAAATAGCGCCGACATCTTCTCAGGTCGTCCGGACGGTCATTCGCA GCAGAACGTACTATCTCATTTGCCCAACAGCTACATGTTGTTTGATACTTACCTCAACGGACATACGCCCGGATCGCGCGGCTTTATTTCGAGCGTTTTACAACGTAGCACCGAACATCATTGCCTGTCGTTTTGGTTTTACATAGCCAGCGCTTCAGCCGCCCATCCTCGACTGGGCGCACTTGAG GTGGTCTTGTATGAACCAGTTGCGTCTAACAGAAGCGGCAACGAGACAATCAATGCCGCCAAGCACACTTCAGCGGTGTCGAGCACTTTGTGGCGCTTGGAGAATCATCAAGAGGAGAAGTGGCTCTCTGCTCAG GTGTCTTTCGTGCCCGCTTCCGGAGGATACATAAGCTTTGTCGGTATACGAGGCGAAGGATTACGTGGGATTATAGCCATAGATGATGTTACGCTCTACCGGGGCCGTtgtcaaa TTTTGCCAGCGGACGCTGCCGTCAGCCCACTAGATTGCAGTTTCGATCAAAACTTTTGTAAATGGAGCGTCGATACCCAGCCTGTCATTGCGGCCAGCagtaccgaaggtattacaaCAGAGAAGCAAGTGGAAGCTGCGGTAACAACGGAGAAGCAAGTGGAGGCTGCGGTAACAACAGAGAAGCAAGTGGAGGCTGCGGTAACAACGGAGAAGCAAGTGGAGGCTGTGGTAACAACGGAGAAGCAAGTGGATGCTGCCATCACAACAGAGAAACTAATGGAAATTACGGTCACAACGGAGAAGCAAATGGAAATTGTGATTACAACCGAGAAGCAAATGGAAGCTTCAGCCACAACTGAGAAACCAATGGAAGTTTTCATCACAACAGAAATACCGCCAACCACAAATACCTCTTCTTTGGATTCAAAGATCAAATCGACACCTGTAAATGAAGAACAGCCCATTGTATTTCCGGTCTACGACGAGCAAGTCACCACAGAAGATTCCATTTCAATGACGACCGCTGATGTCGTTACCACATCGACTGGCATTGCCGAGTTGATTGAATTGATTTCGCTCCAATCATCACCGTCTGCAACAGAAGCAAGACACAATTCTGTTCAGACTAGCGCATCGATATTGATCAGTGATGTGTCTCCAGAAGTCAGAACATCAACGGAAATTGAAAGTTCCAACAGTTCAGCTGTTTCGATTCCATCTTCGACGCCATCCACCACAATAGTGGCGGCGACAACGGCCATACAAGCATCAACAGCAGGAGCATCAATGACAGGCAGTGAAACGAAAGCAGTTCCAACGCCGTCAGCCACAAGCCCGTCGATAGTAATCAAGACAGCGTCTGATAATGTCAACAAGGATAGCGCCGTGAGGGGAGTCTCTGGTCTCTACGACGAGATCACGTCGTTTGGCGGTAACACAATCGAAGTTATAAGTACAAGCCGTGACGGAGCCACTAAATCGATCATCATCAGCCAACCGGTGCGCAATCGGTTCCGACGCTCTGGTAAATGGATTGGTTACAACCATCCGCGCAATTCAAGGATCGTTAATTACCGGAGAGCTCAAAGTTCTTCAGCGGAAGAAGGTGTTTGGAAACGTGCAAAGCCCGTCCCGTTTTGGCTCCGGTCACGTCATCCATCCGTTGATGATGAACAAATCACTCCCGTATCTGCACACCAAACGTTTACGTCACAGCGAACGTCACCGCCTAAACTATTTGCCTTTTCTAACGCCCCGAGATCTCCAGGCAATGAGCCGCTTTCTCCCCAATCTGG GAAGTCCAACAGTTCTGAATCTCTCGTCAACGAAAACCCTCAATGGCTATTATCGGGCCCTTCATCGTCCCTTTATGGCGTACGTGACCACACGCTTCAGCTAGCAGACG GTGGATACGTTTACATGGAGGGTAAAGGGAAATCGAGCGCGAGTCGGCTATTTTCTCCGCCATTCCCTGGCAACGCAACATATTGCCTGTCGTTTTTCTTCACTATGGCTTACAACAGCCCCAACTCTACTTTGACTGTTTATCG GCTCAGCGAGGGTCCATTAAACGAGTTGTGGAGGGTTACTGCGGCGGCGATCGATCGATCCGGCAACCGGAACAAGTCACCCTGGATACCTGCCCGTGTCCCTATTCCAACAGTCGGAGAAGCCGATCAA TCTCTCGTCATTGAAGGATCAACAGATAGCGGCGGAATCGGACTCG
- the LOC116925433 gene encoding neuropeptide F receptor has protein sequence MNDVMWTSGSMTTTDLSKDLFVTEPLLNSTETNVSNTNSSLLIIPAFGDVELDLSVIERFRSNSRVNDVAFFCLIAAYCTLIIFGTIGNSLVVYVVARQPAMRTARNVFVVNLAISDLLLCLITMPLTLMEIRSYTWPLGNSPVSCKMVGSLQAVSIFVSTLSITAIALDRYQLIVYPTKKSFQLTGALLALAGIWTLGVVLALPLFIVRTLQHHDIPIPNSPITSVDYCLEEWPNERGRSLYSIGSILIQYALPIITVSVAHARICNKLQVRMASMSHQQQQSTRQTASVTNGQQNPNDTSTAARAVAREEKLRKTNTLLVAIAIIFTICWLPMNTFNVVVDTWNVFGDDTETMLIVYAVCHMVGMSSACANPLLYGWLNDNFRKEFHKIGTSFVAKTMKTKATNSNANRSALPSVHAASKRLEAESAAEKDGQNQSIVSALPQATGATTAVTMLPSPTGVSHYRTEVMVVTHLVAEPAASVYRVNEINSTVSQEQHL, from the exons atgaacgacGTAATGTGGACGTCTGGATCGATGACGACGACAGATCTATCCAAAGATTTATTTGTGACTGAACCTCTTCTAAATTCTACCGAAACGAACGTGTCGAACACGAACTCGTCGCTGCTGATTATTCCGGCGTTCGGTGACGTCGAGTTGGATCTCTCCGTCATCGAGCGTTTCCGCTCCAACAGTCGAGTCAACGATGTCGCCTTCTTCTGTCTCATAGCGGCTTACTGTACCCTCATCATCTTCGGAACGATTGGCAACTCGCTCGTCGTTTACGTCGTTGCCCGTCAGCCGGCCATGAGGACGGCACGCAACGTATTTGTCGTCAATTTGGCCATCTCCGATTTACTTCTATGCCTCATCACTATGCCACTAACG TTGATGGAAATCCGGTCGTACACTTGGCCGTTGGGCAACTCGCCCGTCTCGTGCAAAATGGTCGGCTCGTTGCAGGCCGTCTCCATCTTCGTTTCGACGCTCTCCATCACGGCCATCGCGCTCGATCGTTACCAGTTGATCGTCTACCCGACCAAGAAGAGTTTCCAGCTGACGGGCGCTTTGCTGGCCCTGGCCGGCATCTGGACTCTCGGCGTCGTTTTGGCTCTTCCTCTGTTTATCGTCCGCACGCTGCAGCATCACGACATCCCCATACCCAATTCGCCCATCACTTCCGTCGACTATTGTCTGGAAGAGTGGCCCAACGAGAGGGGCCGTTCTCTTTATTCCATCGGCAGCATCTTGATCCAGTACGCCCTGCCCATCATCACCGTGTCGGTGGCTCACGCTCGCATCTGCAACAAACTCCAAGTGCGGATGGCTTCCATGAGCCATCAGCAACAGCAGTCGACGCGTCAAACGGCCAGCGTCACCAACGGCCAGCAAAATCCTAACGACACTTCCACCGCTGCCCGTGCGGTCGCCCGCGAAGAGAAACTCCGCAAAACCAACACGCTCCTAGTGGCGATCGCCATCATTTTCACTATTTG TTGGTTACCGATGAACACGTTCAACGTCGTCGTGGATACATGGAACGTTTTTGGCGATGACACGGAAACGATGCTGATTGTCTACGCAGTTTGTCACATGGTCGGCATGTCCTCG GCCTGTGCTAATCCGCTTCTTTACGGCTGGTTGAACGATAATTTCCGTAAAGAATTCCACAAGATCGGAACTTCTTTTGTTGCCAAAACTATGAAAACAAAAGCTACGAATAGTAACGCCAATCGTTCGGCGTTACCCAGCGTTCACGCGGCAAGTAAGCGACTCGAAGCGGAGTCTGCGGCCGAGAAAGACGGGCAAAATCAATCGATTGTTTCTGCATTGCCACAAGCGACAGGTGCCACCACAGCCGTTACCATGTTACCATCGCCGACGGGTGTGTCTCATTACCGGACGGAAGTGATGGTCGTCACTCATTTGGTGGCCGAACCTGCGGCTTCCGTCTATCGGGTCAACGAGATTAATTCGACCGTCTCTCAGGAGCAACACCTTTGA
- the LOC116925418 gene encoding organic cation transporter-like protein isoform X1, protein MAIEDFDDILPHVGSFGPFQKRILLLSLPVNYFLAVVYMAQIYQTLTPEHWCAVPELNNLELSERRNLSIPMETRDGELVYSRCRMFDVNFTQMDVTEQPNSSWPTKPCSTADGWDYDLSGGMYHTIVSESNWVCDDDWRPNFAQAMFFVGAIVGSLLFGLLADWYGRLPVLIMSNVLACGAGVATGFAKGFVDYVVCRFLVGMAYDLHYMMMYIILMEYVGPEKRTIVGNVPLAIFLTLGASSLPWIAYALADWRLFSIISSAPIAIIVVAWWLVPESARWLVLKGKSDQTLKTLQQCARINKKTVDPLIYEEFQAATLRTYQLEKDNPINWMDLFRSPKMRQRFLIITLTWMVITVVYDGYVRSLAILPYSVFITNSIAGALELPADLVPVVTLDRLGRRWTLMMALSLAGLAGVATGIVPQSSAMLMTLLAMASRFFITIAMNTGIQYTVELIPTQLRGQGTGVVHITGHGATFFAPFILYLSTYYNTLPYIVLGALSIFGGIVCLLLPETANQNLPESVADAEHFGKGQSFFNMPCLSKRRERQQRLNDVDNVKKTLPALDVVGVETINSTRRYVKDLSQPPCQLGKSKQETGSLPRRQQTDGWQNDSFASSDPSLQKNQTTRF, encoded by the exons ATGGCGATCGAAGATTTCGATGACATTCTGCCGCACGTGGGCAGTTTTGGACCTTTCCAGAAGAGGATTCTATTGCTGTCGCTGCCCGTCAACTATTTCCTAGCGGTCGTCTACATGGCTCAAATCTACCAGACATTG ACACCAGAACATTGGTGCGCCGTACCTGAACTGAACAACTTGGAGTTGTCGGAGCGACGCAATTTGTCAATACCTATGGAGACGCGTGACGGTGAGCTGGTCTACAGCAGATGTCGCATGTTTGATGTCAACTTTACTCAA ATGGACGTGACGGAGCAGCCAAACTCATCGTGGCCCACCAAACCGTGCTCGACTGCTGACGGCTGGGATTATGACTTGAGTGGTGGCATGTATCACACTATCGTCTCTGAG AGTAATTGGGTTTGCGATGACGACTGGCGGCCCAATTTTGCACAAGCCATGTTCTTCGTTGGAGCCATCGTCGGCAGTCTACTCTTTGGTTTATTGGCCGACTGGTATGGCAGATTACCCGTCTTAATCATGAGCAATGTACTGGCCTGCGGCGCGGGCGTGGCTACCGGATTTGCCAAAGGTTTCGTCGATTACGTCGTCTGCCGTTTTCTCGTCGGCATGGCGTATGATCTCCATTACAT GATGATGTACATTATCT TGATGGAGTACGTCGGCCCTGAGAAAAGAACGATAGTGGGCAATGTTCCCTTGGCTATTTTCCTGACCCTCGGCGCTAGTAGCCTACCGTGGATCGCTTACGCTTTGGCGGATTGGCGtcttttttccatcatttcCTCGGCTCCGATTGCTATTATCGTTGTCGCTTGGTGGCTAGTTCCTGAATCCGCACGATGGCTCGTCCTCAAGGGAAAATCCGACCAGACGCTCAAGACGCTGCAGCAGTGCGCTCGTATCAACAAGAAAACAGTAGATCCGCTCATCTACGAGGAATTTCAA GCGGCAACGTTGAGAACGTACCAGCTGGAAAAAGACAATCCCATCAATTGGATGGATCTCTTCCGCTCGCCCAAAATGCGCCAACGCTTTCTCATCATCACCTTGACTTG GATGGTGATAACTGTGGTATACGATGGATACGTCCGCTCCTTGGCGATTTTGCCGTACAGCGTCTTCATCACAAACAGCATAGCCGGAGCGCTTGAATTACCCGCTGATCTAGTGCCGGTCGTTACGCTCGATCGACTAGGTAGGCGCTGGACTCTGATGATGGCCCTCAGTTTGGCTGGACTGGCTGGTGTCGCTACCGGAATCGTTCCCCAGA GTTCAGCCATGTTGATGACTCTGCTGGCCATGGCCAGTCGCTTCTTTATCACTATCGCCATGAACACGGGCATCCAGTACACGGTGGAGTTGATTCCCACGCAATTGCGCGGGCAAGGCACGGGCGTCGTTCACATCACTGGTCATGGCGCCACTTTCTTTGCTCCTTTCATTCTCTATCTG aGCACTTATTACAACACATTGCCGTACATTGTCCTTGGTGCTTTATCCATTTTTGGCGGAATTGTTTGCCTGCTCTTACCGGAAACTGCTAATCAAAATCTGCCTGAATCAGTCGCCGATGCTGAACATTTTGGAAAGGGGCAATCTTTCTTCAATATGCCGTGCTTATCAAA GCGTCGTGAACGTCAACAAAGATTGAACGATGTCGACAACGTTAAAAAGACTTTGCCAGCGTTGGATGTTGTGGGCGTCGAAACTATCAACTCTACTCGTCGATACGTCAAGGACCTGTCACAACCACCATGTCAGCTTGGAAAATCTAAACAAGAAACAGGTTCTCTTCCTCGTAGACAGCAGACTGACGGCTGGCAGAACGACTCGTTTGCTAGCAGCGATCCATCTTTGCAGAAGAATCAGACCACTCGATTTTGA